In Bradyrhizobium erythrophlei, a single genomic region encodes these proteins:
- a CDS encoding long-chain-fatty-acid--CoA ligase, producing the protein MNDKPWINSYPRGVLWDAQIIPGPVQGILDDAVAKWPYRPAIDFMGKRMTYRDLGDLVNRAAKGLQQLGVKPGVHVGLYLPNSPHYAIAFFGVLKAGGSVVNYSPLDAAKVLEHKVEDSRTDFLVTLDLASLYPQMAAMLGKTRLKKLVVGTLAEFAGDPDAVMSELKASRQLSDVAWGERQISFAQLLDNDGQFQAHPVADPAEAIAVLQYTGGTTGLPKGAMLTHANLTSTCQQYRATTAGSPPILVEGQERFLAVLPPFHIYALAVNVLFAILQGAEIIQHVRFDPKAALEDISAKGVSVFCGVPTMFTALINHPETPRHNLRTLKYCGSGGAPLPLEVAQQFAAITGSNLTEGWGMTETSPAGTFTPAQKDGVRKAGSCGMPMPGIVIKFLSLDNPEQYVARGERGEICIKGPNVMKGYWNKPDATAEVTTFDGFLRTGDVGYMDADGYIFIVDRTKDMLLCSGFNVYPRVLEEAIYKHPAVEEVAVIGVKDQYRGQSPKAFVKLKGGAAALTLDELQKFLKDKLGKHEMVQALEIRKELPRTPVGKISKKDLYEQEERKTTAA; encoded by the coding sequence ATGAACGACAAGCCCTGGATCAACTCCTATCCTCGCGGCGTCCTCTGGGATGCCCAGATCATACCTGGACCGGTGCAGGGCATTCTGGATGATGCCGTGGCCAAATGGCCGTATCGTCCAGCGATCGACTTCATGGGCAAGCGGATGACCTACCGCGATCTCGGTGACCTTGTGAACCGTGCCGCGAAGGGCTTGCAGCAGCTTGGGGTGAAACCGGGCGTTCACGTCGGCCTCTATCTGCCGAACTCCCCGCACTATGCCATCGCGTTTTTCGGCGTCCTCAAGGCCGGCGGCAGCGTGGTCAACTACTCGCCGCTCGATGCTGCCAAGGTGCTGGAGCACAAGGTCGAGGACAGCCGCACCGACTTCCTCGTCACGCTGGATCTGGCATCGCTCTATCCGCAGATGGCGGCGATGCTCGGCAAGACGCGGTTGAAGAAACTTGTGGTGGGCACTCTGGCCGAGTTCGCCGGCGATCCCGACGCGGTGATGAGTGAACTGAAGGCCAGCCGGCAACTCAGTGATGTCGCCTGGGGCGAGCGCCAGATCAGCTTCGCACAACTGCTCGACAATGATGGACAATTCCAGGCCCATCCTGTCGCCGATCCGGCCGAAGCGATTGCCGTTCTTCAATATACCGGCGGGACGACGGGCCTGCCGAAGGGCGCCATGCTGACGCACGCCAATCTCACCAGCACCTGCCAGCAGTACAGGGCGACGACCGCCGGCTCACCTCCAATCCTGGTCGAAGGTCAGGAGCGCTTTCTTGCGGTGCTTCCACCATTCCACATCTATGCGCTCGCAGTGAATGTTCTGTTTGCTATTCTCCAGGGAGCGGAAATCATTCAGCACGTGCGCTTCGATCCGAAGGCTGCGCTAGAGGATATCTCAGCGAAAGGGGTCAGCGTCTTCTGCGGCGTGCCCACGATGTTTACCGCGCTGATCAACCATCCCGAGACTCCCAGGCACAACTTGCGCACGCTCAAATACTGTGGCTCGGGCGGGGCGCCGTTGCCGCTTGAGGTCGCGCAGCAATTCGCCGCGATCACCGGCAGCAACCTGACCGAAGGCTGGGGCATGACTGAGACCTCGCCGGCAGGCACCTTCACGCCAGCCCAGAAGGATGGCGTGCGCAAGGCAGGGTCTTGCGGAATGCCGATGCCCGGGATCGTCATCAAGTTCCTCAGCCTTGATAATCCAGAGCAGTACGTGGCGCGTGGCGAACGCGGCGAAATCTGCATCAAGGGTCCGAATGTGATGAAGGGCTATTGGAACAAGCCGGATGCGACAGCCGAGGTGACGACCTTTGACGGCTTCCTGCGCACCGGCGACGTGGGCTACATGGATGCGGACGGTTACATCTTCATCGTCGACCGCACCAAGGACATGCTGCTCTGCAGCGGCTTCAACGTCTATCCGCGCGTTCTCGAGGAAGCGATCTACAAGCACCCCGCGGTCGAGGAGGTGGCGGTGATCGGAGTCAAAGACCAGTATCGCGGCCAGTCGCCGAAGGCCTTCGTCAAGCTGAAGGGCGGTGCGGCGGCGCTTACGCTGGACGAGCTGCAAAAGTTTCTGAAGGACAAGCTCGGCAAACACGAAATGGTGCAGGCGCTCGAAATCCGAAAAGAGCTGCCGAGAACGCCAGTCGGCAAGATCTCAAAGAAGGATCTGTACGAACAAGAGGAGCGGAAGACGACGGCGGCCTGA
- the phaP gene encoding phasin family protein (Members of this family are phasins (small proteins associated with inclusions such as PHA granules). Note that several different families of phasins have been named PhaP despite very little sequence similarity to each other.) encodes METDSRQPSTSDAGVFPGFEDIKKLIEKFQLPSVDIDALIDWQRRDMEALTEANRQATEGLKALVERRNEILRETLAEWQAAVKDATSAEAIAKRTEAAKQGVQKAMANFRELSEMEAQSRNNAWKIVQERMQENMATLQKLLQPK; translated from the coding sequence ATGGAGACCGACAGCAGACAACCCTCCACCTCGGACGCAGGCGTGTTTCCCGGGTTTGAGGATATCAAGAAGCTGATCGAGAAATTCCAGTTGCCGAGCGTTGACATCGACGCGCTCATCGACTGGCAGCGCAGGGATATGGAAGCTCTGACAGAGGCTAATCGCCAGGCTACCGAAGGTCTCAAGGCACTCGTGGAGCGACGCAACGAGATCCTCCGGGAAACACTGGCGGAATGGCAAGCCGCAGTCAAAGACGCCACTAGCGCCGAGGCGATCGCGAAGCGGACCGAGGCCGCAAAACAGGGTGTGCAGAAGGCGATGGCGAATTTCCGTGAGCTTTCGGAAATGGAAGCGCAATCGCGCAACAACGCTTGGAAGATCGTGCAGGAGCGTATGCAGGAGAATATGGCAACCCTGCAGAAGCTGCTGCAGCCGAAGTAA
- a CDS encoding esterase/lipase family protein: MDRALDPSRPPSRLLLALEVRGVWEFQAFLAAYPLLRRAPQGDGHPVLVLPGLAASDVSTRPLRTYLRAQGYAAHGWKQGSNHGPRPGVEAGIDLRLAELAQRYDRKVSLIGWSLGGVFAREAARRSPDRVRQVITLGSPFANEPKASNAWRLYEALSGRRVDDWPGREAMRLPPPVPSTAIYTRSDGIVAWQGCREQESATTENIEVEGSHSGLGYNPMALFAIADRLALPEGEWRPFDRSGLRSLLYSDPKRHQGDSDTALGADPIAEQFSRHSA; the protein is encoded by the coding sequence ATGGACAGGGCTCTTGACCCATCAAGACCGCCGTCGCGGCTGTTGCTGGCGCTTGAAGTGCGTGGGGTCTGGGAATTCCAAGCCTTCCTTGCGGCTTATCCGCTGCTGCGGCGCGCGCCGCAAGGCGACGGGCATCCGGTGCTGGTACTGCCAGGTCTTGCCGCGAGCGACGTTTCAACTCGGCCGCTGCGAACATATCTGAGAGCGCAGGGCTATGCCGCGCATGGGTGGAAGCAGGGTTCGAACCATGGCCCGCGCCCGGGCGTCGAAGCCGGAATAGACTTGAGGCTCGCCGAACTTGCTCAGCGCTACGACCGTAAAGTCAGCTTGATCGGATGGAGCCTCGGCGGTGTCTTTGCGCGCGAAGCGGCGCGGCGATCACCGGACCGGGTACGTCAGGTGATCACTCTCGGCAGTCCGTTCGCCAATGAGCCGAAGGCGAGCAACGCCTGGCGGCTCTACGAAGCCTTGAGCGGACGCCGAGTCGATGACTGGCCCGGCCGTGAAGCGATGAGGCTTCCGCCACCGGTGCCGAGCACGGCAATCTATACCCGCAGCGATGGGATCGTTGCTTGGCAGGGCTGCCGCGAACAGGAGAGCGCAACGACAGAAAACATCGAGGTTGAGGGCAGCCATTCGGGGCTCGGATACAACCCCATGGCGCTCTTCGCGATTGCGGACCGGCTTGCGCTGCCGGAAGGCGAATGGCGGCCATTCGATCGCAGCGGGCTCCGCAGCCTCTTGTACTCCGATCCGAAACGACACCAGGGAGACAGCGATACCGCGCTGGGAGCTGATCCAATCGCCGAGCAGTTCTCTCGACACAGCGCCTGA
- a CDS encoding WS/DGAT/MGAT family O-acyltransferase translates to MARTIRKLTAADASYLYLETPEVPMHIGSMAIFQLPDNYRGDFFEDLKTMIGRRLHLAPMLRWKLAHTPLDIDHPSWTEDDQFDIDRHIFRGALPAPSDHATLQRIVGWLHAKLLNRARPLWEVYVFDCLPDNQVAIYSKMHHACIDGGAGAAMAQIIYDASPSPREVDAPPAPKTPTTDDGRDFVSALVASSLEFWTLGEQERLSASVEVPRTGKSDLVSVLVDSAIQGLHQRNKFLAGLPQVIEMANELGNKLIGASRLDDLRKLVAPPTIINGSISSERSYATVTLPMTRMKAIAAKSGTKLNDVVLAVSSGVVREHLLEQGALPEKSLTAFVPISTREAGDSSASNKVMGMICSLHTEIEDQKQRLEAIVADSAKSKELTSPFRRLAPLVEDSIALGSPMGNQLFALVYSRSNLPNVLPPAVNVAISNVPGPRVALYANGAELLHSYPVSIVTHGMGLNITLQSYRDHLDFGFTAAANILPNVQSLADAMPIELDRLERAWGLAAS, encoded by the coding sequence ATGGCGCGCACGATCCGAAAGCTCACGGCGGCCGATGCATCCTACCTTTATCTGGAAACGCCCGAAGTCCCCATGCACATCGGCAGCATGGCGATCTTCCAGTTGCCCGACAACTATCGCGGAGATTTCTTCGAAGATTTAAAAACGATGATCGGGCGCCGCTTGCATCTCGCGCCGATGCTGAGATGGAAGCTTGCCCACACCCCTTTAGACATCGATCATCCGAGCTGGACCGAAGACGACCAGTTCGATATCGACCGTCATATATTCCGGGGCGCACTCCCGGCGCCGTCGGATCACGCGACACTTCAACGTATTGTCGGCTGGCTACATGCGAAATTGCTCAATCGCGCCAGGCCGCTCTGGGAGGTCTACGTATTCGATTGCCTGCCGGACAACCAGGTCGCAATCTACTCCAAAATGCACCACGCCTGCATCGATGGTGGCGCGGGTGCTGCAATGGCTCAAATAATCTACGACGCCTCGCCTTCGCCGAGGGAAGTCGACGCTCCTCCGGCTCCCAAGACTCCAACAACGGACGATGGGCGTGACTTCGTGTCGGCGCTCGTGGCCTCCTCGCTCGAGTTTTGGACGTTGGGAGAGCAAGAAAGGTTGAGCGCGTCCGTCGAAGTGCCGCGGACCGGAAAGAGCGATCTCGTCTCGGTGCTCGTCGACTCCGCGATTCAGGGGCTGCATCAGCGAAACAAGTTTCTCGCAGGACTTCCTCAAGTGATCGAAATGGCAAATGAGCTTGGTAACAAGCTGATCGGCGCGTCGCGGCTGGATGATTTGAGGAAGCTCGTCGCGCCGCCAACCATCATCAACGGGTCGATCTCCTCCGAACGCAGCTATGCGACGGTTACTCTGCCGATGACGCGCATGAAGGCGATCGCCGCCAAATCTGGAACGAAACTGAATGACGTCGTGCTCGCGGTTTCGAGTGGCGTCGTTCGCGAGCATCTTCTGGAGCAAGGCGCGCTCCCTGAAAAATCGCTCACGGCATTCGTGCCCATTTCCACGCGAGAAGCAGGCGACAGCTCCGCCAGCAACAAGGTCATGGGTATGATCTGCAGCCTCCACACGGAGATCGAGGACCAGAAGCAAAGACTGGAGGCGATCGTGGCCGATTCGGCGAAGTCGAAGGAACTGACCAGCCCCTTCAGACGGCTTGCACCTCTGGTCGAGGATTCGATCGCGTTGGGTTCGCCCATGGGAAACCAATTGTTCGCGCTCGTATATAGTCGCTCGAATCTGCCGAACGTGCTTCCTCCGGCCGTCAATGTCGCCATCTCGAATGTGCCGGGGCCGCGGGTGGCGCTCTATGCCAATGGCGCTGAGCTGTTGCACTCCTATCCCGTATCGATCGTTACCCACGGGATGGGATTGAATATCACGCTGCAGAGCTATCGCGATCATTTGGACTTCGGATTCACCGCGGCGGCAAACATTCTCCCGAATGTTCAGTCGCTGGCCGACGCCATGCCGATAGAGTTGGATCGACTGGAGCGGGCTTGGGGGCTCGCTGCATCGTGA
- a CDS encoding Crp/Fnr family transcriptional regulator — MNKTVLKTVLGRNNWFAGLPSELADDILRLGRVRRLNDALIYSASDCADGIVALVSGQIRLTSFSVSGQPSFLVLTSPGSWIGVTSALDGRPHGYDAFAVGETVLFQLSHERFNSLAGESVERYSAFVRLLCDHFRVTTQSLIIHRNRRPLYLLARELLRLADRHGKQAKNGVVIELRLSQEDLAVMIGVGRQTINRLLKSFEQDGIVSTSYTSLTIHDVAALERLRSSEDPGEV; from the coding sequence ATGAACAAGACAGTCCTGAAGACTGTTCTGGGGAGGAACAACTGGTTTGCTGGATTGCCGTCCGAACTGGCGGACGACATCCTCCGGCTCGGTCGCGTGCGTCGGCTGAACGATGCCCTGATCTATTCGGCCAGCGACTGCGCAGACGGCATTGTTGCGCTTGTCTCGGGGCAGATACGGCTGACGAGCTTTTCGGTGTCGGGCCAGCCCTCGTTCCTGGTGCTGACTTCGCCGGGGTCGTGGATCGGCGTCACTTCAGCCCTGGACGGAAGGCCGCATGGTTACGACGCGTTCGCAGTCGGCGAGACCGTTCTGTTTCAACTCAGTCATGAGCGGTTCAATTCGCTGGCGGGTGAGAGCGTCGAACGTTATTCCGCGTTCGTCAGGCTTCTATGCGATCACTTTCGGGTCACGACCCAATCCCTGATCATTCACCGCAACCGGCGACCTCTTTATTTGTTGGCGCGTGAACTTTTGAGGTTGGCCGATCGCCATGGGAAACAGGCCAAAAATGGCGTCGTGATCGAGCTGCGGCTTTCGCAAGAGGATCTTGCAGTCATGATCGGGGTTGGCCGCCAAACAATTAACCGCCTGCTGAAGAGCTTTGAGCAGGATGGAATCGTCAGCACGAGCTACACCTCGCTCACGATCCACGATGTAGCGGCCCTCGAGCGGCTCAGATCGAGCGAAGATCCGGGCGAGGTCTGA
- a CDS encoding alpha/beta fold hydrolase gives MGLSQSIVVGDLTFDARLCGPEGGPVVVLLHGWPEFSSWWRESLKALGTAGYRAIAFDQRGYSRGARPLAVAEYCPDRLVGDVLGIADAVGAQSFHVVAHDWGGMVAWALATSHPQRLKSLTVLSTPHPVALQDSRKADPAQDRRLDYVRFFRLRDGSPEAALLADGARRLRDAFDPRVPKDLVDEVAQRLAEPGALSATLNWYRAVDDDLHVPAGEVRVPTLYIWGENDMALGEDAAMRTKDLVKAPYQFVRLAGHAHWLPNEGEADLQPTILAHLRAYD, from the coding sequence ATGGGTCTTTCTCAGTCCATTGTGGTCGGCGACCTCACTTTCGACGCGCGCTTGTGCGGTCCAGAGGGCGGTCCGGTCGTCGTGCTGCTGCACGGCTGGCCGGAGTTCTCCAGCTGGTGGCGGGAAAGCTTGAAAGCCTTGGGTACGGCAGGATACCGCGCGATCGCTTTCGACCAGCGTGGCTATTCCCGCGGCGCCAGGCCGCTCGCCGTGGCTGAATATTGTCCGGATCGCCTCGTGGGCGATGTCCTTGGAATCGCCGACGCCGTTGGCGCGCAATCTTTCCATGTCGTTGCTCACGACTGGGGCGGGATGGTTGCGTGGGCGCTTGCAACGTCGCACCCACAGCGACTCAAGTCGTTGACCGTGCTCTCGACGCCTCACCCGGTCGCCCTTCAAGATTCCCGCAAAGCCGATCCCGCACAAGACCGCCGTCTCGACTACGTCCGCTTCTTTCGCCTCCGTGACGGTTCTCCCGAGGCGGCCTTGCTTGCCGACGGCGCCAGGCGGCTACGCGACGCATTCGATCCGCGTGTGCCAAAAGACCTCGTTGACGAGGTCGCGCAGAGGCTTGCCGAGCCAGGAGCTCTTTCCGCGACGCTCAATTGGTATCGCGCCGTCGACGATGACCTCCACGTCCCCGCCGGCGAGGTTCGCGTTCCGACCCTCTACATCTGGGGCGAGAACGACATGGCGCTCGGCGAGGACGCCGCCATGAGGACGAAAGATCTTGTCAAGGCGCCGTATCAATTCGTGCGCCTGGCCGGACATGCGCACTGGCTTCCCAATGAAGGCGAGGCGGATCTGCAGCCCACAATTCTCGCTCACCTGCGGGCGTATGATTGA
- a CDS encoding 3-hydroxyacyl-CoA dehydrogenase, giving the protein MDQVTVAGSGVLGSQIAFQCAYKGCDVRIYDIDPAAVARLPHKWRELSAAYRKDLKADDAAIGAAVNRLRAGSDLAEAVQGSDLVIEAVPESVTVKRSFYEALSIVAPKTTIFATNSSTLLPSQLAQFTDRPERFLALHFASRLWRNNIAEVMRHSGTDDRTFDRVIAFAERIGMVPIVLHKEHPGYVINTLLIPWVRAGISLAVKGVASPHDVDRTWMIAGGGDTGPFAVLDLVGLRTPLQILTAAAAAGDATAAEEAEWLRREYIDQNKLGIETGEGFYKYPNPAYRRADFLQPRATKA; this is encoded by the coding sequence ATGGATCAGGTCACCGTCGCCGGATCAGGCGTCTTGGGCTCTCAAATTGCGTTCCAATGCGCATACAAAGGCTGCGACGTGCGCATCTACGACATCGATCCTGCTGCCGTCGCGCGGCTTCCGCATAAGTGGCGCGAGCTGAGCGCCGCCTACCGGAAGGATTTGAAGGCCGACGACGCCGCGATCGGCGCGGCCGTCAACCGGCTCCGGGCGGGATCGGATCTTGCCGAAGCAGTCCAAGGGTCGGATCTGGTGATCGAGGCCGTGCCCGAAAGCGTCACGGTGAAACGCAGCTTCTATGAGGCGCTTTCTATCGTCGCGCCCAAGACGACGATATTCGCGACCAATTCATCGACGCTCCTTCCAAGTCAGCTTGCGCAATTCACGGATCGGCCCGAACGGTTTCTGGCGCTTCACTTCGCCAGCCGTCTCTGGAGAAACAACATTGCGGAGGTGATGCGCCATTCAGGAACCGACGACAGGACGTTTGACCGCGTGATTGCCTTTGCCGAACGGATCGGCATGGTTCCAATCGTTCTTCACAAGGAACACCCCGGCTACGTCATCAACACATTGCTGATCCCCTGGGTGCGTGCCGGAATCAGTCTGGCCGTGAAGGGCGTCGCCAGTCCGCACGACGTTGATCGAACCTGGATGATCGCGGGTGGCGGCGATACGGGTCCGTTCGCCGTACTGGACCTCGTCGGACTGCGGACGCCCCTGCAAATCCTGACCGCAGCGGCCGCAGCGGGTGATGCCACCGCGGCAGAAGAAGCCGAATGGCTGCGGCGCGAATACATCGACCAGAACAAGTTGGGAATCGAGACAGGCGAGGGGTTCTACAAATACCCCAATCCCGCCTATCGCCGCGCCGATTTCCTCCAGCCGCGCGCAACGAAGGCCTGA
- a CDS encoding 2,4'-dihydroxyacetophenone dioxygenase family protein — MFFEHVEASCISDESMPWMPLGLAPGVEVKFFKADPIRGEVIALLKAPADAKLPRHHHSGTVVVYTLKGKWKYKEHDWVAGPGSIVYETAASTHAPEAVPEGGPEVVVLNIVSGDLVYLNDDDSVMATANWRSAAKQYFGYCKKNGIEPRDITAFA, encoded by the coding sequence ATGTTCTTTGAGCATGTCGAAGCGAGCTGCATTTCCGACGAATCCATGCCCTGGATGCCGCTGGGCCTTGCGCCTGGCGTCGAGGTCAAGTTCTTCAAGGCCGATCCGATCCGGGGCGAGGTCATCGCCTTGCTGAAGGCGCCGGCAGACGCCAAATTGCCGCGCCACCACCACAGCGGGACCGTCGTCGTCTACACCTTGAAGGGCAAGTGGAAATACAAGGAGCACGATTGGGTCGCGGGTCCGGGCAGCATCGTCTACGAGACCGCCGCGTCGACTCACGCGCCGGAAGCCGTGCCGGAGGGCGGGCCTGAGGTCGTTGTCCTCAACATCGTCAGCGGAGATCTCGTCTATCTCAACGACGACGACAGTGTGATGGCCACGGCGAATTGGCGATCCGCCGCCAAGCAATATTTTGGCTATTGCAAGAAAAACGGCATTGAGCCCCGTGACATCACGGCGTTCGCCTAA